The Colletotrichum higginsianum IMI 349063 chromosome 2, whole genome shotgun sequence genome has a segment encoding these proteins:
- a CDS encoding Mpv17/PMP22 family protein, whose product MPSILATAIQSSLLKGTANFTAQIVNQHRLPGGGPPLDVRRVLEFATFGFIQGHINYWWQHFLEDRFPNSAAAAAGGRRGRKASIVEPRVEKPEKPEGPPPKNYFNVARKILVDQTIGLFMMNSAFLIITSALRLGFSPLVYQIWSERIFDLIKAAWKFWPLVALFNFALMPVGYRALVGMCVGFIWNMFLTFFLL is encoded by the coding sequence ATGCCATCGATCCTCGCCACGGCGATCCAGTCATCACTCCTCAAAGGCACCGCAAACTTCACGGCGCAGATCGTCAACCAGCACCGGCtgcccggcggcgggcccCCGCTCGACGTGCGTCGCGTGCTCGAGTTTGCCACCTTCGGCTTCATCCAGGGCCACATCAACTACTGGTGGCAGCACTTCCTCGAGGACCGCTTCCCGaactccgccgccgccgccgccgggggccgccggggccgaaAGGCCTCCATCGTCGAGCCCCGGGTCGAAAAGCCCGAGAAGCCCGAGGGGCCGCCCCCCAAAAACTACTTCAATGTCGCCCGCAAGATCCTGGTCGACCAGACCATCGGCCTGTTCATGATGAACTCGGCCTTCCTCATCATCACGTCCGCCCTGCGCCTTGGCTTCTCGCCCCTGGTCTACCAGATCTGGAGCGAGCGCATCTTCGACCTGATCAAGGCGGCGTGGAAGTTTTGGCCGCTGGTGGCCCTGTTTAACTTTGCACTCATGCCCGTGGGATACAGGGCGCTGGTCGGCATGTGTGTCGGGTTCATATGGAACATGTTTCTCACGTTTTTTCTCCTGTAA
- a CDS encoding Parallel beta-helix repeat protein, with protein sequence MAKFSFLTAVLALASSVSAQCGSGTPNARVTGSGSSFVATSGSNQVYSGSNYLAAIQAAVDAISSGQRVSVIASGSIGAGTITIGAGKTFEGCGTINAVLRSGRGAIEVTDAAGVKIPYLTMTGNPYFGLRFSGTKDLTLGAINMNLSGGIGIRFDRDRAANSNVKMGTITVNGAGSHAVETWNIDGLTIDQVIARNCGESGLLLQNTRNARVGLVDGNNIGAGTGYGTLRFANNNGQLANGAYTTNVFITKVVSRGGGRGVFCVSQSGGAEIGTIDLANNGNNAILIENCYGITIKGGTVKGGGEVRISARSEFPNTRDISITARVDDTTVRESPCGTNIKWNLSGNAARNICS encoded by the coding sequence ATGGCCAAGTTCTCCTTTCTCACGGCGGTGCTGGCACTAGCCTCCTCCGTCTCTGCCCAGTGCGGTTCCGGCACTCCCAACGCCCGCGTGACCGGCTCCGGAAGCTCCTTCGTGGCAACCAGCGGATCAAACCAGGTCTACTCCGGCTCTAACtacctcgccgccatccaggccgccgttgacgccATCTCGAGCGGCCAGCGCGTCTCTGTCATCGCCTCCGGCTCCATCGGTGCCGGCACCATCACGATCGGCGCTGGCAAGACCTTCGAGGGCTGCGGCACCATCAATGCCGTCCTCCGCTCCGGCCGCGGTGCCATCGAGgtcaccgacgccgccggcgtcaagaTCCCCTACCTCACCATGACCGGCAACCCCTACTTCGGCTTGCGCTTCTCCGGTACCAAGGACCTCACCCTTGGCGCCATCAACATGAACCtcagcggcggcatcggcatccgCTTCGACCGCGACCGCGCCGCCAACTCCAACGTCAAGATGggcaccatcaccgtcaacggcgccggcagccACGCCGTCGAGACCTGGAACATCGACGGCCTCACCATCGACCAGGTCATCGCCCGTAACTGCGGCGAGTCCGGCCTGCTGCTCCAGAACACCAGAAACGCCCGCGTCGGTCTCGTAGACGGCAAcaacatcggcgccggcaccggctaCGGCACCCTCCGCTtcgccaacaacaacggccagctcgccaacgGCGCCTACACCACCAACGTCTTCATCACAAAGGTCGTctcccgcggcggcggccgcggcgtctTCTGCGTCTCCCAgtccggcggcgccgagatcggcaccatcgacctcgccaacAACGGCAACAACGCCATCCTCATCGAGAACTGCTACGGCATCACCATCAAGGGCGGCACCGTCAAGGGCGGTGGCGAGGTCCGCATCTCCGCCCGCTCCGAGTTCCCCAACACCCGCGACATCTCCATCACCGCCAGGGTCGACGACACCACCGTCCGCGAGTCCCCCTGCGGCACGAACATCAAGTGGAACCTCTCCGgcaacgccgcccgcaacaTCTGCTCCTAA
- a CDS encoding Prolyl 4-hydroxylase alpha, with product MSRLRLPTALSGNSLLVSSFVLLVSIFLWPRLRPTRSFLEQQQHTFSARILSYDPLMIHLENFISKAEREHLLSLGQSSFQASSVTNWNGTNVISEDRTSSSAYLPDGDPIVERIISRASEFQGYTGRGDHEGLQLTRYHAGQKFEPHWDHDQNATDDKSRQRLTTIFAVLEATCADCGTRFPSLSVDWEKEDRRWCQFVDCEDKEGITVRAIPGNALFWKNLNSTNRGDARTLHAGLPPETGVKTGLNIWTLG from the exons ATGTCTCGCCTACGACTCCCTACAGCTCTAAGTGGCAATTCGCTACTAGTTTCTAGCTTTGTTTTATTAGTTTCGATTTTCTTATGGCCACGCCTGCGGCCTACCAGATCATTCTtggaacagcagcagcataCCTTTTCAGCTCGTATTCTATCATATGACCCTCTGATGATACATCTAGAGAATTTTATCTCAAAAGCGGAGAGAGAACATCTCCTAAGCCTCGG TCAATCTTCTTTCCAAGCATCAAGCGTCACTAATTGGAACGGCACAAATGTGATCTCGGAGGACCGGACAAGCTCGAGCGCCTACCTTCCAGACGGCGATCCCATTGTGGAACGCATTATATCTCGTGCTTCTGAATTTCAGGGCTACACGGGCCGAGGGGATCATGAGGGGCTTCAGCTGACTCGGTACCACGCGGGTCAGAAATTCGAGCCCCACTGGGATCACGATCAAAACGCGACGGATGATAAGTCACGGCAAAGGCTGACCACAATCTTTGCCGTCTTGGAAGCAACTTGTGCGGATTGTGGGACTAGATTCCCGAGCTTGAGTGTTGACTGGGAAAAAGAGGATCGTAGGTGGTGCCAATTCGTCGACTGTGAGGACAAAGAAGGTATCACTGTGAGGGCAATACCCGGGAACGCTTTGTTTTGGAAAAACCTCAACAGCACCAATCGCGGGGACGCGAGAACCCTTCATGCAGGGTTACCTCCAGAGACTGGTGTAAAGACTGGCCTCAATATCTGGACACTTGGCTAA
- a CDS encoding TfdA family Taurine catabolism dioxygenase TauD: protein MAPGALIDEPVQPAQGPWKGKNDDAPRDIFPDGIRTSGQHNPIPEALRPYEDFPKEISGPTVWHKEEFEQHPEKWTHRFTPEEVEELGRTSDAFIASNTPLTGISKDNFPLPTLGKRLVDLREDLINGKGFILFKGFPAQEWGPHKTAVGYMGLGTYLGYFVSQNGRGHVLGHVKDVGDDPTQIDKVRIYRTTARQFFHADDGDLVGLLCVHRAAEGGESDLVSIHAVWNELQRAHPDVAETLTKPIWYFDRKGEVSEGQEEWTRQPVFYIENGGKGRVYCKWDPYYVRSLTRFSDKGIIPPLSEEQLHALKTLEDTCQKLALHMILEVGDIQFLSNAHLLHARTAYKDFPPPAPRRHLLRLWLSTPETEGGWALPFPDSKELKRGGIQVNNNPPRAPLDAE from the exons ATGGCGCCGGGAGCCCTCATCGACGAGCCTGTCCAGCCCGCCCAGGGCCCCTGGAAGGGCAAGAATGACGATGCTCCTAGAGACATCTTCCCCGATGGCATCCGGACGTCGGGCCAGCACAACCCCATCCCCGAGGCATTGCGCCCGTACGAGGACTTCCCCAAGGAGATCTCGGGCCCGACTGTCTGGCACAAGGAGGAGTTTGAGCAGCACCCCGAGAAGTGGACGCACCGCTTCACCCCggaagaggtcgaggagctcggccgCACATCTGATGCTTTTATCGCAAGCAACACCCCGCTGACGGGCATCTCCAAG GACAActtcccccttcccacaCTAGGCaagcgcctcgtcgacctccgTGAGGATCTCATCAACGGCAAGGGCTTCATCCTCTTCAAGGGCTTCCCGGCGCAAGAATGGGGCCCCCACAAGACGGCGGTTGGATACATGGGCCTCGGCACGTACCTGGGCTACTTCGTCTCGCAGAACGGGCGCGGCCACGTGCTGGGCCACGTCaaggacgtcggcgacgacccGACGCAGATCGACAAGGTGCGCATCTACCGCACGACGGCGCGCCAGTTCTtccacgccgacgacggcgacctcgtcggcctgctcTGCGtccaccgcgccgccgagggcggcgagagcgACCTCGTCAGCATCCACGCCGTCTGGAACGAGCTGCAGCGCGCCCACccggacgtcgccgagaccCTGACCAAGCCCATCTGGTACTTTGACCGCAAGGGCGAGGTGTCCGAGGGCCAGGAAGAGTGGACGCGCCAGCCCGTCTTCTACATCGAGAACGGCGGCAAGGGGCGCGTCTACTGCAAGTGGGACCCCTACTACGTGCGCTCCCTGACGCGCTTCTCGGACAAGGGCATCATCCCGCCGCTGAGCGAGGAGCAGCTGCACGCGCTCAAGACGCTCGAGGATACCTGCCAGAAGCTGGCGCTGCACATGatcctcgaggtcggcgacaTTCAGTTCCTGAGCAACGCGCACCTGCTGCATGCCAGGACCGCATACAAGG ACTTCCCTCccccggcgccgcgccgccacctcctccgTCTCTGGCTGTCAACACCCGAGACCGAAGGCGGATGGGCGCTGCCGTTCCCCGACAGCAAGGAGCTGAAGCGCGGGGGCATCCAGgtcaacaacaacccccctcgCGCGCCATTGGATGCCGAGTGA
- a CDS encoding CFEM domain-containing protein, with amino-acid sequence MYLSSILLLGSMLAPLAIATTTATTTTSALPTALPSLVSQIPSCAVPCWNKVKTEIGCDAGNFGCLCEFDGELVVKMGICTRLSDCKDKETSDAVGIVGSVCDAYKQSSGDDVSSASSIITAAIGKATATASSQPTSTNFANPMGHSIEAVLVAAAAAVLL; translated from the exons ATGTATCTTTCGTCCATTCTTTTGCTTGGCAGCATGCTTGCACCCCTCGCCATCGCAACCACCACCGCGACCACAACCACCTCTGCTCTCCCTACCGCCCTGCCTTCTCTCGTCTCCCAGATCCCTTCATGCGCCGTGCCATGCTGGAACAAGGTCAAGACAGAGATCGGCTGCGATGCTGGCAACTTTGGCTGCTTGTGCGAGTTTGACGGCGAGTTGGTTGTCAAGATGGGCATTTGCACTCGCCTCAGTGACTGCAAAGACAAGGAAACCAGTG ATGCGGTCGGAATTGTTGGTTCGGTTTGTGATGCGTACAAGCAGTCGTCCGGAGATGATGTTTCTTCTGCCTCGAGCATCATCACGGCGGCTATAGGCAAGGCCACTGCCACAGCTTCGTCCCAGCCTACCTCGACCAACTTCGCCAACCCCATGGGTCACAGCATCGAGGCGGTTCTAGTTGCCGCAGCGGCCGCCGTCCTTTTGTGA
- a CDS encoding Cellulose-binding family ii: MRFSSRVLAATAVMVPGIFASSCIPSSNSSVPANYTDTVVQAWGNSMVRFQREMAQYSPAVYKNTAMDQIIDAFGILSTINVCVRWGSNKTLTETTRQQIASQHTKLYNYWFRWLSGHDNFPFEEVKINYIGWAVRDRVQLQGSLDGLDVYTGYTDEQGDLDCNPACSVEKHLDGDFSDCPGGRDHRYHQFLFLNPAWGEYNMGAAMGYGIDVSFHGWETVGSKMGDWPLLLHEMGHTLGFLDYLDLEGNAVPEGNDPKDVCDVLFLPPNHPESFVMKPGNGGLLTPPRVTEMEGWMLRHWWSRVSRLRGWQSDNKTFPTLPNCPSEDLGKRSSFHTCSF, translated from the exons ATGCGATTCAGTTCCAGAGTCCTCGCTGCTACAGCGGTAATGGTGCCAGGCATTTTTGCCTCGAGCTGCATTCCGTCATCAAACTCCTCGGTCCCAGCAAACTATACAGACACAGTGGTCCAGGCCTGGGGTAATTCGATGGTTCGCTTTCAACGCGAGATGGCGCAGTACTCCCCTGCAGTCTATAAGAACACCGCGATGGACCAGATAATTGATG CGTTTGGTATACTCAGCACCATCAATGTCTGCGTACGATGGGGCTCCAACAAGACCCTCACCGAGACCACCCGCCAGCAGATTGCGTCCCAGCACACGAAACTGTACAACTACTGGTTCCGATGGCTATCTGGCCATGACAACTTCCCTTTCGAGGAGGTCAAGATCAACTACATCGGGTGGGCCGTCAGGGACCGCGTCCAGTTGCAGGGCTCACTCGACGGACTCGATGTTTACACAGGGTACACCGATGAGCAAGGCGACCTGGACTGCAATCCGGCCTGCTCCGTGGAAAAGCACTTGGATGGAGATTTCAGCGATTGCCCTGGTGGTCGCGATCACCGCTACCACCAGTTTCTTTTTCTCAACCCAGCCTGGGGTGAATACAATATGGGAGCGGCAATGGGATATGGTATCGACGTCAGTTTCCATGGTTGGGAAACAGTCGGCAGTAAGATGGGAGATTGGCCCTTGTTGCTCCACGAAATG GGGCACACACTCGGTTTCTTGGACTACCTCGACCTTGAGGGCAATGCCGTTCCCGAGGGAAACGACCCCAAGGATGTGTGTGACGtccttttcctccccccGAACCACCCGGAGAGCTTCGTTATGAAGCCTGGCAATGGAGGACTCCTTACTCCTCCCCGGGTTACTGAGATGGAAGGTTGGATGCTTCGCCACTGGTGGAGCCGCGTTTCTCGCCTGCGCGGCTGGCAGAGCGACAACAAGACTTTCCCAACACTCCCGAACTGTCCATCCGAAGACTTGGGGAAGCGGTCCAGCTTTCACACGTGTTCATTTTGA
- a CDS encoding Integral membrane protein produces the protein MSEVSVIPAPPGVEVNFDHPRQQKVLEHYLIFGIGGTLAFIALCQRFYTKLFLSKGLQIDDGTLHVPWMASIIDGGMCAHAWEMPLSRFERYSVTTFVTAPVFMLCNGFTKLSLLTFYLHISPQKWFRVAVWTVIVVVSLYTGCIAILMLFHCSPIRKAFDFHVTGGTCLNVGVLYMATAVSNIVTDVMLFVLPIPMIFNLRMKLAQKISAVLIFAIGSVTVATSIVRLTYLPRLLSSLDPSWDAAPANLWTFIEANLFVLCGSMPTLRKFFKHFAPRFMRYPTNPSSYTHNNYRASGSTMQLSNIPKNRQRKQREQFPDENALKTFNSDRTREEDVGFTSVVVATGERASVDDTSNKAILQTKTITIQRD, from the exons ATGTCGGAGGTCTCTGTGATTCCCGCGCCACCGGGCGTTGAGGTTAACTTTGACCATCCGCGGCAGCAAAAGGTGCTAGAGCACTATCTCATCTTCGGCATAGGCGGGACGCtcgccttcatcgccctCTGCCAGCGGTTCTACACCAAGCTGTTTCTATCAAAGGGCTTACAGATTGACGACGGTAC CCTTCATGTTCCTTGGATGG CGTCAATCATCGATGGTGGCATGTGTGCCCACGCTTGGGAGATGCCTTTATCCAGATTCGAGCGGTATTCCGTT ACCACATTTGTGACAGCACCGGTCTTCATGCTGTGTAACGGCTTCACGAAACTGTCTCTTCTGACATTCTACCTTCACATATCGCCTCAAAAGTGGTTCAGAGTTGCGGTGTGGACAGTCATCGTTGTCGTGTCTCTCTACACCGGGTGCATCGCCATCCTCATGCTCTTCCACTGCAGCCCCATCAGAAAAGCGTTCGATTTTCACGTCACGGGCGGGACCTGCTTGAACGTTGGCGTACTTTacatggcgacggcggtaTCAAACATCGTCACCGACGTCATGCTGTTCGTCCTGCCTATTCCTATGATCTTCAACCTGCGCATGAAGTTGGCGCAGAAGATCAGCGCTGTGCTTATCTTCGCCATCGGCTCAGT GACCGTCGCCACATCCATCGTCCGGTTGACTTACCTCCCTCGGCTCTTATCGAGTCTCGACCCATCGTGGGATGCCGCCCCAGCGAACCTTTGGAC ATTCATCGAAGCCAACCTCTTCGTACTCTGCggctcgatgccgacgctTCGGAAGTTTTTCAAGCACTTTGCGCCGAGGTTCATGAGGTACCCGACGAATCCGTCATCATACACCCACAACAACTACCGAGCGTCCGGCTCTACCATGCAGCTATCCAACATACCGAAGAACAGGCAGAGGAAGCAAAGAGAGCAGTTCCCTGACGAAAACGCATTGAAAACGTTCAACTCGGATCGCACCAGGGAAGAAGATGTTGGGTTCACATCCGTGGTTGTCGCAACCGGAGAAAGGGCCAGTGTAGACGACACGAGCAACAAAGCGATATTACAGACCAAGACGATCACGATACAGCGTGACTAG
- a CDS encoding 1-aminocyclopropane-1-carboxylate deaminase: MSLLPEPFASIPRENFLFGPSPIEALPRISAALGGKVNVYAKREDCNSGLAYGGNKTRKLEYLASDALAQGCDTLVSIGGVQSNHTRQVTAVAAKLGLKAALVQEKWVDWEDVVYDKVGNLQLSRLMGADVRLDPSKFGIEHKDTLANLKKELLDAGRKPYYIPAGASDHPLGGLGFARWAFEVEAQEKELGVFFDTVIVCAVTGSTMAGMVAGFKLAQKKNGSPPRRVVGIDASATVKQTFDQVLRIAKNTAVKIGLEEGDITEEDIILDDRFHGGIYGVPDQVTIDAIKFGASTEGFITDPVYEGKSLAGMMQLIKNGEIPAGSNVLYAHLGGQLALNAYSGM, encoded by the exons ATGTCCCTCCTCCCTGAGCCTTTCGCGAGCATCCCTCGTGAGAATTTCCTCTTCGGTCCCTCCCCCATTGAGGCCCTCCCTCGCATATCCGCCGCCCTGGGCGGCAAAGTCAACGTCTACGCGAAGCGTGAGGACTGCAACTCCGGTCTGGCATACGGCGGCAACAAGACCAGGAAGCTTGA ATATCTCGCctccgacgccctcgcccagggcTGCGACACGCTCGTCTCCATCGGCGGCGTGCAGTCCAACCACACCCGCCAggtcaccgccgtcgccgccaagctcggcctcaaggccgccctcgtccaggaGAAGTGGGTCGACTGGGAGGACGTCGTCTACGACAAGGTCGGCAACCTCCAGCTGTCGCGCCTCATGGGCGCCGACGTGCGCCTCGACCCCTCCAAGTTCGGCATCGAGCACAAGGACACGCTCGCCAACCTCAAGaaggagctcctcgacgccggccgcaAGCCCTACTACatccccgccggcgcctccgaCCACccgctcggcggcctcggcttcgccCGCTGGGccttcgaggtcgaggcccaggagaaggagctcggcgtcttcttcgacaccgtcatcgtctGCGCCGTCACGGGGTCGACCATGGCCGGCATGGTCGCCGGCTTCAAGCTCgcccagaagaagaacggcTCGCCGCCCCGCCgggtcgtcggcatcgacgcctcCGCGACCGTCAAGCAGACGTTCGACCAGGTCCTGCGCATCGCCAAGAACACGGCCGTCAAgatcggcctcgaggagggcgacatcaccgaggaggacatcatcctcgacgaccgcTTCCACGGCGGCATCTACGGCGTGCCGGACCAGGTCAccatcgacgccatcaagtTCGGCGCCAGCACCGAGGGCTTCATCACGGACCCGGTCTACGAGGGCAAGAGTCTGGCAGGCATGATGCAGCTCATCAAGAACGGCGAGATCCCCGCGGGGAGCAACGTTCTGTACGCCCACCTGGGCGGCCAGCTGGCGCTGAACGCCTACTCTGGCATGTAA
- a CDS encoding FAD dependent oxidoreductase, whose protein sequence is MSEPRSVAIVGAGVFGLSLAVALSKRQYRVTVFDRYRYDETNYEPDLDGTTQAASVDHNKIFRASYGTKLHYQRLALESRAAWERINEQRRQEDGDADSDLFNGCGMLRVQPTADLDPLERETLSNFERDGLRDSQFVKSDSADRERAAERGWDGKLLGFEIPQASPPQTYEAVLDSLAGFTKCSEACAYFYQLALRQGVTFHFGPERGAFDSIIEDSPSTPGRKRAVGLKTKDGVSHNTDVVVIAAGSFSTQLLPELSYHLESSAGSVVTFKVDKKDSALWDKYSPERFPVITWRSAARNPSGKDSGSVYVLPRTADGLIKIGFRGIKFTNFQSAPSETGFTQDGKWSIPLPPADCRAVPEPAREAIRRFVSIFLPEFADADFNSTKLCWYTDSLDNSFVIDHVPTYADGSVFVATGGSGHGAKFLPVLGEAG, encoded by the exons ATGTCCGAGCCTAGGTCGGTTGCCATTGTCGGTG CGGGCGTTTTCGGCCTCTCTCTGGCAGTTGCTCTCAGCAAACGCC AATATCGCGTGACGGTATTTGACAGATATCGCTACGACGAGACTAACTACGAGCCCGATCTTGACGGCACAACTCAGGCGGCATCCGTCGACCATAACAAGATT TTCCGAGCTTCGTACGGAACCAAGCTTCACTACCAGCGTCTCGCGCTTGAGAGCCGGGCTGCCTGGGAGAGGATCAATGAGCAACGCCGTCAAGAAGACGGTGATGCTGATTCGGACCTCTTCAACGGGTGCGGCATGCTTCGGGTTCAACCCACCGCCGACCTCGATCCGCTCGAGCGCGAGACGTTGAGCAACTTTGAACGGGACGGTCTGAGAGACAGCCAGTTCGTCAAGAGCGACTCGGCTGACCGCGAGCGTGCTGCCGAGCGCGGCTGGGATGGCAAGCTTCTTGGGTTTGAGATCCCGCAGGCTTCACCGCCGCAGACATACGAAGCCGTCCTTGACTCGCTTGCTGGGTTTACGAAGTGCAGTGAGGCGTGCGCCTACTTTTACCAGCTCGCCCTGCGTCAGGGTGTCACGTTCCACTTTGGTCCCGAGAGAGGCGCCTTTGACAGTATCATCGAGGACAGCCCGTCCACACCTGGCCGCAAGAGGGCGGTCGGGCTGAAGACGAAGGACGGGGTTTCCCATAACACCGATGTCGTTGTCATTGCCG CTGGGTCCTTCTCGACCCAACTTTTACCGGAACTGTCCTATCACCTAGAGTCTTCGGCGGGCAGCGTagtcaccttcaaggtcgacaagaagGATTCGGCCCTGTGGGACAAGTACTCCCCTGAGCGCTTCCCGGTCATCACTTGGAGGAGTGCCGCACGGAATCCGAGCGGAAAAGACTCGGGCAGCGTCTACGTCCTCCCAAggaccgccgacggcctcatAAAGATTGGGTTTCGCGGTATCAAG TTTACCAACTTCCAATCCGCTCCTTCTGAGACGGGCTTCACGCAAGACGGGAAGTGGTCAATTCCTCTGCCACCCGCCGATTGCCGTGCGGTACCCGAACCAGCCAGAGAAGCCATCAGGAGATTTGTGTCGATTTTCTTGCCGGAGTTCGCCGACGCAGACTTCAACTCGACTAAGCTGTGCTGGTACACCGACTCACTGGATAATTCCTTCGTC ATTGACCATGTTCCCACATACGCCGACGGAAGCGTTTTCGTGGCGACAGGAGGCAGTGGCCATGGTGCCAAGTTTCTCCCCGTTCTTGGCGAGGCAGGTTAA